Proteins encoded in a region of the Marinococcus sp. PL1-022 genome:
- the asnB gene encoding asparagine synthase (glutamine-hydrolyzing) gives MCGITGWVSWTQNLSKQHCILENMTEALTHRGPDRDGMWLTKHAALGHRRLIVIDPDGGKQPMIYRNGSYEIALSYNGELYNFAALKKELMDNGHQFMSSSDTEVLLHAYLEWGEACIERLNGIFAFAVWDERNEQLMLGRDHLGVKPLYFANRGEDIIFGSELKAMFAHPEVEPVVDQQGLSEIFGLGPIRTPGQGVFKDIEEVRAGHYVTFKKDTRTEECYWMLDSHPHPDDLETTVSTIRSYLEDTVKQQLVADRPVVSMLSGGLDSSGLTAIAGNEFSEAGKTLHTYSIDFENNEKDFEKDFLRGDLDEPWVKKVSEEVGTNHKSVVLDGDELVENLLVPMRARDLPGVGEIETSLYLLFKEMKKEATVALSGESADEVFSGYPWFHQEEFLDADTFPWLMNMSGISDILSDELKGRLDLSNYQKERYQEALDEVPVLAGESELQAKQRRMSYMFITRFLPFMLDRKDRASMMTGFEVRVPFCDYRLVQYLWNVPIEMKNVDNIEKGVLRRAFEGYLSEDVRYRKKSAYPSTKDKEYLKRVQEWMLQILNDPNSPILPYINVEKTRLIAEGKDENLQGSSAKGLLDYLIQVNAWLVEYNIRVTL, from the coding sequence ATGTGTGGAATAACTGGATGGGTGTCTTGGACACAAAACCTAAGTAAACAGCATTGTATTTTAGAAAATATGACAGAGGCTCTAACACATCGAGGTCCTGACCGTGACGGCATGTGGCTGACGAAGCATGCAGCTTTAGGACATCGCCGGTTGATCGTTATTGATCCCGACGGGGGAAAACAACCGATGATCTATCGTAATGGTTCTTATGAGATCGCTTTAAGTTATAACGGAGAGCTTTATAATTTTGCAGCACTAAAAAAAGAGCTGATGGATAATGGCCATCAGTTTATGAGTTCAAGTGATACTGAAGTACTCCTTCACGCTTATTTGGAATGGGGAGAAGCTTGTATAGAACGATTAAATGGTATCTTTGCTTTCGCTGTCTGGGATGAGCGTAATGAACAATTGATGCTTGGTAGAGACCACCTTGGTGTGAAGCCTCTTTATTTTGCCAATCGAGGGGAAGACATTATTTTCGGTTCTGAGTTAAAAGCTATGTTTGCCCATCCAGAGGTGGAGCCGGTAGTTGATCAACAAGGACTTTCAGAAATTTTTGGCCTTGGCCCGATCCGGACACCAGGCCAGGGAGTGTTTAAAGATATCGAAGAGGTGCGGGCGGGGCATTATGTTACATTTAAGAAAGACACACGAACGGAAGAATGCTACTGGATGCTGGATAGTCATCCACACCCAGATGATCTCGAGACGACGGTATCGACCATTCGGTCCTATTTAGAGGACACCGTCAAGCAACAGCTTGTGGCTGATCGGCCGGTCGTATCCATGCTTTCAGGAGGGCTTGATTCCAGTGGGTTAACCGCGATTGCCGGAAACGAATTTTCAGAAGCAGGAAAAACGCTGCACACATATTCCATTGATTTTGAAAACAATGAGAAGGATTTTGAAAAGGATTTTCTAAGAGGAGATTTAGATGAGCCCTGGGTGAAAAAAGTTTCCGAAGAGGTTGGAACGAATCATAAGTCTGTCGTCCTGGACGGGGATGAGCTTGTGGAGAATCTGCTGGTGCCGATGAGAGCACGGGATCTGCCTGGGGTAGGAGAAATTGAAACTTCTCTTTACTTACTTTTTAAAGAAATGAAAAAAGAGGCCACTGTCGCATTATCTGGAGAATCGGCAGATGAAGTGTTTTCAGGATACCCATGGTTTCATCAGGAAGAGTTTTTAGATGCGGATACCTTTCCATGGCTTATGAATATGAGTGGCATTAGCGACATTTTATCTGATGAATTGAAAGGGCGACTAGATCTTTCAAATTATCAAAAAGAACGTTACCAAGAGGCATTAGATGAAGTACCCGTTTTAGCGGGAGAGTCAGAGCTTCAAGCGAAGCAGCGCCGAATGTCTTATATGTTCATCACCCGTTTTCTTCCTTTTATGCTTGATCGTAAAGATCGTGCAAGTATGATGACAGGATTTGAGGTTCGTGTTCCTTTCTGTGACTATAGACTTGTACAGTACTTATGGAATGTGCCGATTGAGATGAAAAATGTAGACAACATTGAAAAGGGAGTATTGCGGCGAGCGTTTGAAGGCTATCTATCTGAAGACGTGCGTTATCGCAAAAAAAGTGCGTATCCAAGCACCAAGGATAAGGAATATTTAAAAAGAGTCCAGGAATGGATGCTGCAAATATTGAATGATCCAAATTCTCCGATTCTTCCTTATATCAATGTAGAAAAAACTCGTCTTATCGCTGAAGGAAAAGATGAAAACCTACAAGGTTCCAGTGCCAAAGGATTGCTGGACTACTTGATTCAAGTTAATGCCTGGCTTGTGGAATACAATATACGCGTTACCTTATAA
- a CDS encoding MarR family winged helix-turn-helix transcriptional regulator, which produces MNDDSLELIEQQVTDFIRRVVLTEKSHDALDRSAYILLRHLSTYGPSGVKQLAKDLHLDISTVSRQARVLVQRMYIEKVPHPEDKRAYFYKTTQLGLKELAENKIRRYNRLADILDDWNEEEKAVFGEMLQKYNQSVNEKINLK; this is translated from the coding sequence ATGAATGATGACTCTCTCGAATTAATTGAACAACAAGTAACTGATTTCATTCGACGCGTTGTTCTTACGGAAAAAAGCCACGATGCCCTCGATCGCTCTGCTTATATTTTATTGCGACATTTGTCAACATACGGCCCTTCCGGCGTGAAACAGTTAGCCAAAGATCTGCATTTGGATATCTCAACCGTTAGCCGTCAAGCACGTGTGTTAGTACAAAGAATGTATATAGAAAAAGTCCCACACCCAGAAGACAAAAGAGCCTACTTTTATAAAACTACACAGCTTGGATTAAAAGAATTAGCGGAAAACAAAATACGTAGATATAATCGATTAGCCGATATTCTTGATGATTGGAATGAAGAAGAAAAAGCGGTTTTTGGTGAGATGTTACAAAAATACAACCAAAGCGTAAATGAAAAAATAAATTTAAAATAA
- a CDS encoding SRPBCC family protein, giving the protein MFTVSKSIWVNPSPEQETVLTRDHIWEGLVMKAEDATPFVEVMDKCRVLERGDRYLRREIEINGTKAQERVTFFPKHMVVFEPLESDGLIKNDIEEDAHGHLSIRFTFALELPKDENVSAQTYAQRMEKNYTAAVETTLDTIRTFVKEGKL; this is encoded by the coding sequence ATGTTCACCGTATCCAAAAGTATATGGGTCAATCCGTCCCCAGAGCAGGAAACTGTTTTAACTCGAGACCACATTTGGGAAGGATTGGTCATGAAAGCGGAAGATGCCACCCCATTTGTGGAAGTCATGGACAAATGTCGTGTGCTGGAACGTGGGGATCGGTATTTACGACGCGAAATCGAAATCAACGGCACCAAGGCTCAGGAACGAGTTACCTTTTTTCCAAAGCATATGGTCGTGTTTGAACCCTTGGAGAGCGATGGCCTCATTAAAAACGACATCGAAGAAGATGCGCATGGACACTTGTCGATTCGTTTTACGTTTGCTTTGGAATTGCCCAAAGACGAAAACGTGAGCGCTCAGACCTATGCACAACGCATGGAGAAGAACTATACGGCGGCAGTGGAAACGACTCTGGATACCATTCGTACGTTTGTCAAAGAGGGAAAACTATAA
- a CDS encoding class II aldolase/adducin family protein gives MKIERVPYYHPGSQELAEAVENKAKAANIMLLENHGVIVYDKNLKEARMALQTLEYTAKMHVAAMGSSVNMKQVSNQTEKDFLQNSGYKPKRNWNETE, from the coding sequence GTGAAGATTGAACGAGTTCCCTATTATCATCCGGGAAGTCAGGAATTAGCAGAAGCTGTTGAGAATAAAGCAAAGGCAGCGAATATCATGCTTCTCGAAAATCACGGGGTCATCGTGTACGATAAAAATTTAAAGGAAGCACGAATGGCTTTACAAACGTTGGAATACACGGCAAAGATGCATGTAGCAGCGATGGGGAGCAGCGTTAATATGAAACAGGTCTCAAACCAAACTGAAAAAGATTTTCTTCAAAACTCCGGCTATAAGCCGAAAAGAAATTGGAATGAAACCGAGTAG
- a CDS encoding NAD(P)-dependent alcohol dehydrogenase, with protein MKASMHKAYGPPEVMELTEVEQPIPKEDEVLVKVYATTVTSGDCRVRKADPFLVRLFYGLKKPKIGILGSEFSGVVEATGKNVTSFQKGDAVFCGTRVKLGANAEYVCVKEKEAIVAKPGNMTFDEAASVPFGATTSLFFLRDQGRIKEGQKVLIYGASGALGTYAVQLAKVFGTDVTGVCSTNHVALVKSLGADQVIDYTQEDFTASNHKYDLIFDTVGKTSFMTCKNLLNTKGIYVTAVAGAPQFAQMIVTSLIGSKKLKGGLASMRKEDLLFLKELIEAGNIHSIIDRRYPLDQVAAAHRYVETGHKHGSVVITLISSPTS; from the coding sequence ATGAAAGCCAGCATGCATAAAGCGTACGGTCCCCCGGAGGTTATGGAGCTGACAGAAGTAGAACAGCCCATTCCCAAGGAAGATGAAGTACTGGTAAAAGTATATGCGACCACAGTAACGTCCGGAGACTGCAGGGTGCGGAAGGCGGATCCATTTCTTGTCAGACTCTTCTACGGGTTGAAAAAACCCAAAATAGGGATATTAGGCTCGGAGTTTTCTGGCGTGGTAGAAGCGACCGGAAAAAATGTAACGTCATTTCAAAAGGGGGATGCTGTCTTTTGCGGCACACGCGTGAAGCTGGGCGCCAACGCCGAATATGTATGCGTGAAAGAAAAGGAAGCGATCGTCGCTAAACCCGGTAACATGACATTTGATGAAGCGGCTTCTGTGCCTTTCGGTGCTACTACCTCTTTATTTTTTCTTCGGGATCAAGGGCGTATTAAAGAAGGCCAAAAAGTGCTTATTTACGGCGCTTCAGGAGCGCTGGGCACCTATGCCGTCCAGTTGGCTAAAGTCTTCGGTACAGACGTTACTGGTGTCTGCAGCACCAATCACGTAGCGCTTGTAAAATCGTTGGGAGCGGATCAAGTGATCGATTACACCCAGGAGGATTTTACGGCGTCCAACCATAAGTACGACCTTATTTTTGACACAGTGGGCAAAACCTCCTTTATGACATGCAAAAACCTTTTAAACACCAAAGGGATTTATGTGACAGCCGTGGCAGGAGCTCCTCAGTTTGCGCAGATGATAGTGACGTCCCTGATTGGCAGCAAAAAGCTGAAAGGCGGCTTAGCATCGATGCGTAAAGAAGATCTGCTGTTCCTCAAGGAATTAATCGAGGCAGGGAATATTCACTCCATCATCGACAGACGTTATCCCCTGGATCAAGTTGCTGCGGCTCACAGGTACGTGGAAACAGGCCATAAACATGGAAGCGTCGTCATCACATTGATCTCCTCTCCCACCTCTTAA
- a CDS encoding metal-sensitive transcriptional regulator: MEYTEQMKHRVKRLEGQKRGVLRMMDEEQDCKKLVFQMNAARTVLDRDLGLIVGSNLEQCVREQTENGENDETFIQEAVNPLVKSR; this comes from the coding sequence ATGGAATACACGGAGCAAATGAAGCACCGGGTCAAACGGTTGGAAGGCCAAAAACGCGGTGTTCTCCGTATGATGGATGAGGAGCAGGACTGTAAGAAGCTGGTGTTCCAGATGAACGCTGCCCGTACAGTCTTAGACCGCGACTTGGGCCTCATTGTTGGTTCCAATCTCGAACAATGCGTTCGGGAACAGACCGAAAACGGAGAAAACGACGAAACATTTATTCAGGAAGCCGTTAACCCTCTCGTGAAAAGCCGGTAA
- a CDS encoding DsrE/DsrF/DrsH-like family protein: MAETKKTTIVLFSGDYDKAMAAYIIANGAAAYDHEVTIFHTFWGLNALRKPEKQSIAKGKLEAMFGKMMPRGADRMGLSNMNFLGLGPKLIKKVMKKHNAMPLPELIDMAREQDVRLIGCTMTMDLLGLDEKELRDDIEYAGVAAYLGEASDGNVNLFI, encoded by the coding sequence ATGGCGGAAACCAAAAAAACCACCATTGTATTATTCAGCGGAGATTACGACAAAGCCATGGCAGCGTACATTATCGCCAACGGTGCAGCCGCGTATGACCACGAAGTCACCATTTTCCATACCTTCTGGGGATTGAATGCTCTGCGCAAACCGGAGAAGCAAAGCATCGCCAAGGGAAAACTTGAAGCAATGTTCGGCAAAATGATGCCCCGCGGCGCCGACCGCATGGGCCTTTCCAACATGAATTTTCTCGGCCTCGGACCGAAGCTGATCAAAAAAGTCATGAAAAAGCACAACGCCATGCCGCTGCCGGAGCTGATCGATATGGCCCGGGAACAGGACGTACGGCTGATTGGCTGTACCATGACCATGGATCTGCTCGGTCTTGATGAAAAAGAACTGCGCGACGACATTGAATATGCCGGCGTGGCCGCCTATCTGGGCGAAGCCTCCGACGGAAACGTGAACCTGTTTATTTAA
- a CDS encoding sulfurtransferase TusA family protein, which translates to MEPKTTIDAKGLACPQPILKTKKAIKDMDSGEVLELHATDKGAQSDLTAWTKAGGHELLDHTEDNGIYKFWIQKG; encoded by the coding sequence ATGGAACCAAAAACAACGATTGATGCGAAGGGGCTTGCTTGCCCACAGCCAATTCTAAAAACCAAAAAAGCCATTAAAGACATGGACAGCGGCGAGGTGCTTGAACTGCACGCCACCGACAAAGGGGCGCAGAGCGACTTAACGGCCTGGACCAAGGCCGGCGGCCACGAACTGCTCGACCACACCGAGGATAATGGCATCTATAAATTCTGGATTCAAAAAGGCTAA
- a CDS encoding sulfite exporter TauE/SafE family protein: protein MPLSLVFIIVIFLLGFVGSFVSGMIGIGGSIIKYPMLLYIPPLLGVAAFSAHEVSGISAVQVFFATIGGVWAYRKGGYLNGQLILYMGASILIGSFIGAYASNFFSEAGVNMVYALLATIAVVMMFVPKKGLDDQDLTRITFPKPLAAGLSFVVGIGSGIVGAAGAFILVPIMLVVLKIPTRMTIATSLAVTLMSSIGATVGKVATGQVLYGPALTMIVASLIAAPLGAKAGQKVNTKLLQSILAVIILGTAIQIWIQIVSG from the coding sequence ATTCCATTGTCACTTGTATTTATCATCGTCATTTTCCTGTTGGGGTTTGTAGGTTCCTTTGTGTCCGGCATGATCGGGATCGGCGGATCGATCATCAAGTACCCCATGCTATTATACATTCCTCCGCTGCTCGGTGTCGCCGCCTTTTCCGCTCATGAAGTGTCCGGCATCAGTGCCGTGCAGGTCTTTTTCGCCACCATAGGCGGCGTCTGGGCCTACCGTAAAGGCGGCTACCTGAACGGCCAGCTGATCCTGTACATGGGCGCAAGTATTCTGATCGGCAGCTTCATCGGTGCCTATGCCTCGAATTTCTTCAGCGAGGCTGGCGTCAACATGGTCTACGCCCTGCTGGCGACCATCGCCGTAGTAATGATGTTTGTACCGAAAAAAGGCCTGGACGACCAGGACCTTACACGGATCACGTTCCCCAAGCCTCTCGCCGCTGGATTGTCCTTTGTGGTCGGGATTGGGTCAGGCATTGTCGGGGCCGCCGGCGCGTTTATTCTAGTGCCTATCATGCTCGTCGTGTTAAAAATTCCAACCCGGATGACGATCGCAACTTCGCTCGCCGTGACCCTGATGTCCTCCATCGGAGCTACAGTTGGCAAGGTGGCGACCGGCCAGGTGCTGTACGGCCCGGCCCTGACCATGATTGTCGCCAGCCTGATCGCAGCGCCGCTCGGAGCCAAAGCCGGGCAGAAGGTCAATACCAAGCTGCTGCAAAGCATTTTGGCGGTCATCATTCTAGGAACTGCTATTCAAATATGGATCCAGATCGTCAGCGGATAA
- a CDS encoding DUF302 domain-containing protein, translating into MFHYTVTTSKPVRTAVEDLEANLKDIGFGVLWNFDLQDKLQEKGIDFPDQHRVLEVCNPKEAEQVLNKNKLVGNFLPCKITVYEEAGSTYISMPRPSVLMELAEEPALTATAEDIEQRLKKGIDQTV; encoded by the coding sequence ATGTTTCATTATACCGTCACCACGTCGAAACCTGTCCGTACAGCCGTCGAAGATCTCGAAGCCAATCTTAAAGACATTGGTTTTGGCGTGCTCTGGAATTTTGACCTGCAAGACAAATTACAGGAAAAAGGCATCGATTTTCCGGACCAGCACCGGGTGCTTGAAGTGTGCAACCCGAAAGAGGCTGAACAGGTATTAAACAAAAACAAGCTGGTCGGCAATTTTCTTCCATGTAAAATCACCGTGTATGAAGAAGCAGGGTCCACGTATATCAGCATGCCCCGCCCTTCTGTATTAATGGAGCTGGCCGAAGAACCAGCATTAACAGCGACCGCTGAAGATATTGAACAGCGCTTGAAAAAAGGCATCGATCAGACCGTCTAA
- a CDS encoding rhodanese-like domain-containing protein — MADEKRIKEVQPKDVQQLLEKENGAYQVIDVREDEELDEGRIPGSVHIPLGTVPDRMNELDPSRTYVTVCRSGKRSARAAEALQDQGFTVRSMAGGMNEWTGKTE; from the coding sequence ATGGCAGATGAAAAACGTATTAAAGAAGTACAGCCGAAGGATGTTCAGCAATTGCTCGAAAAAGAGAACGGCGCTTATCAGGTGATTGACGTCCGGGAGGACGAAGAACTCGACGAAGGACGCATCCCGGGATCGGTCCATATCCCTCTCGGCACAGTTCCTGACCGGATGAACGAACTCGATCCCTCCCGTACCTATGTCACCGTGTGCCGCTCCGGCAAACGCAGTGCCCGGGCGGCGGAAGCCCTCCAGGATCAGGGCTTTACCGTCCGCAGCATGGCGGGCGGCATGAACGAATGGACCGGAAAAACCGAGTAA
- a CDS encoding MBL fold metallo-hydrolase — protein MVGCQATGEAAVIDPSRNIEEYLQIAREQGFRITGAFETHIHADFVSGVTELARRTGATIYYSTEGTDNGGYEWNQDLPLHGVKHGEDIYIGNIKLKALHTPGHTPEHVSYELTDGAAADRPRGVFTGDFVFVGDVGRPDLLEKSVGVKDSADKGARQMFESLQQFKKYGDYMQIWPGHGAGSACGKALGAVPTSTVGYERMYNPAFQPTDEQAFVNFLLDGQSEPPAYFAKMKEVNKQAMTPLAEIPAAVEMQGSGDDVAALAGQDHTMVVDTRSAAAFAMGSIPGTINLPFPGSFAEWMGRLADYDADIYLIADPADHHELRRILTGMGMDRLKGFFATSVVASASNLRTYTNEKPKQVEERRRHNDVQILDVRYQDEWDQSHVPDAVHVSLQQLPTRTDELSTEQPVAVHCASGKRSAIAASILQNHGFDVINVEGGFMKWKKEQLETTS, from the coding sequence ATGGTCGGCTGCCAGGCGACCGGAGAGGCAGCCGTGATCGACCCATCCCGCAATATTGAAGAATATCTGCAGATCGCCCGCGAACAGGGATTCCGTATTACCGGGGCGTTCGAGACCCATATTCATGCAGACTTTGTTTCCGGCGTCACCGAGCTTGCCCGCCGGACCGGCGCCACCATCTATTATTCCACCGAAGGCACCGACAATGGCGGCTACGAATGGAATCAGGATCTGCCGCTCCATGGCGTGAAGCACGGCGAAGACATTTATATCGGCAACATCAAGCTGAAAGCCCTGCACACGCCGGGCCATACGCCGGAGCATGTCTCCTATGAGCTCACCGACGGTGCAGCTGCCGATCGCCCGAGGGGGGTATTTACCGGCGACTTCGTCTTTGTCGGCGATGTCGGCCGTCCGGACCTGCTCGAAAAATCCGTCGGCGTAAAGGATTCCGCGGATAAAGGCGCCCGGCAGATGTTCGAGTCCCTCCAGCAGTTCAAGAAATACGGCGATTATATGCAGATCTGGCCGGGGCACGGCGCCGGCAGTGCCTGTGGCAAAGCACTCGGCGCGGTGCCAACAAGCACCGTCGGCTACGAGCGGATGTACAATCCCGCCTTTCAGCCGACCGACGAGCAGGCCTTCGTAAATTTTCTCCTCGACGGCCAGAGCGAGCCGCCAGCGTATTTTGCCAAAATGAAAGAAGTGAACAAGCAGGCCATGACCCCGCTCGCCGAGATCCCGGCGGCCGTGGAAATGCAGGGCTCCGGCGACGATGTGGCCGCCCTGGCCGGGCAGGACCATACGATGGTCGTTGATACCCGCAGTGCCGCCGCTTTCGCAATGGGAAGCATTCCGGGCACGATCAACCTGCCGTTCCCCGGATCGTTTGCCGAATGGATGGGCCGGCTCGCCGACTATGACGCGGATATTTACCTGATCGCTGATCCAGCCGATCACCACGAGCTGCGCCGGATTCTTACCGGCATGGGCATGGACCGGCTGAAAGGATTCTTTGCCACGTCGGTGGTCGCCAGCGCCTCGAACCTGCGCACGTATACGAACGAAAAGCCGAAGCAGGTGGAGGAACGCCGCCGCCACAACGATGTGCAGATTCTCGATGTCCGCTACCAGGACGAATGGGACCAGTCCCACGTACCGGACGCGGTGCATGTGTCGCTTCAGCAGCTGCCAACCCGTACCGATGAACTTTCCACGGAGCAGCCGGTAGCCGTCCACTGCGCCTCAGGCAAACGCTCCGCCATCGCCGCCAGCATTCTCCAGAACCACGGCTTTGACGTGATTAACGTAGAGGGTGGCTTCATGAAATGGAAAAAGGAACAGCTCGAAACCACCAGCTAA
- a CDS encoding class I SAM-dependent methyltransferase: protein MSHRFDPAKSQKLRSDERQQALPMTKLLPLMNIQETDLIADIGAGNGYFTIPMAERARHVYAVDIEDRMLTELKAYAEQARASNITLILSGLEKIALTEHQVDKIVVAFVMHEIDDFDQGFAELRRILKPGGTIFFYEWEATETASGPPLEIRLSSEGFARTIESYGFTTTIHVLNDGQYMVEAEQT from the coding sequence ATGAGCCACCGCTTTGATCCTGCCAAATCCCAAAAACTCCGGAGTGACGAACGGCAGCAGGCCCTTCCGATGACGAAGCTGCTGCCGCTGATGAATATTCAGGAAACGGATCTGATCGCAGATATCGGTGCCGGCAACGGATACTTCACGATCCCTATGGCCGAAAGGGCCCGCCACGTATACGCCGTCGATATCGAGGACCGGATGTTAACCGAATTAAAGGCCTATGCCGAACAAGCCCGTGCCTCCAATATCACCTTGATCCTATCGGGCCTGGAGAAGATTGCCTTAACAGAGCACCAGGTCGATAAAATCGTCGTTGCCTTTGTGATGCATGAAATCGATGATTTTGACCAGGGGTTCGCCGAGCTCCGGCGTATTCTGAAGCCCGGAGGCACGATCTTCTTTTACGAATGGGAAGCCACAGAGACAGCCTCCGGGCCGCCGCTTGAAATCCGGTTATCTTCGGAGGGGTTCGCCAGGACCATCGAGAGCTACGGATTTACCACCACTATCCACGTCCTGAACGACGGCCAGTATATGGTGGAAGCGGAGCAAACGTAA